From a single Streptomyces sp. NBC_00377 genomic region:
- a CDS encoding LLM class flavin-dependent oxidoreductase yields MEFGLFVQGYVGKRAETDPLAEHKALMEETEYVIQADKSGFKYAWASEHHFLEEYSHLSANDVFLGYLAHATDRIHLGSGIFNPLAQVNHPVKVAEKVAMLDHLTRNRFEFGSGRGAGSHEILGFLPGITDMNFTKEIWEETIAEFPKMWLQDEYVGFQGKHWQLPPRKILPKPYGKSHPAMWYAAGSPPSYAMAARKGLGVLGFSIQKVSDMEWVLEQYKTAVVNAEPIGDFVNDNVMVTTTAICAPTHDEAIRIAVEGELHYLPSLVFRYHDTFPRPEGFPVWPETLPEYNAEFVELLIEEELLICGDPDEVTRQCKRWEQAGADQLSFGLPVGVPKEETLQTIRLIGEHVIPKIDTDPVHRTTRFRQGA; encoded by the coding sequence GTGGAATTCGGGCTCTTTGTACAGGGATACGTGGGCAAGCGCGCCGAGACCGACCCGCTCGCCGAGCACAAGGCGCTGATGGAGGAGACCGAGTACGTCATCCAGGCGGACAAGTCCGGCTTCAAGTACGCCTGGGCGTCCGAGCACCACTTCCTGGAGGAGTACTCCCACCTCTCCGCCAACGACGTCTTTCTCGGCTACCTCGCCCACGCGACCGACCGCATCCACCTCGGCTCGGGCATCTTCAACCCGCTCGCCCAGGTCAACCACCCGGTGAAGGTCGCCGAGAAGGTCGCCATGCTCGACCACCTCACCCGCAACCGCTTCGAGTTCGGCAGCGGACGCGGCGCGGGCTCGCACGAGATCCTGGGCTTCCTCCCCGGCATCACCGACATGAACTTCACGAAGGAGATCTGGGAGGAGACCATCGCCGAGTTCCCGAAGATGTGGCTCCAGGACGAGTATGTCGGCTTCCAGGGCAAGCACTGGCAGCTGCCGCCGCGCAAGATCCTGCCGAAGCCGTACGGGAAGTCGCACCCGGCGATGTGGTACGCGGCCGGGTCGCCGCCCTCGTACGCGATGGCCGCCCGCAAGGGCCTCGGGGTGCTGGGCTTCAGCATCCAGAAGGTGTCCGACATGGAATGGGTGCTGGAGCAGTACAAGACGGCGGTGGTGAACGCCGAGCCGATCGGGGACTTCGTCAACGACAACGTGATGGTGACGACGACGGCGATCTGCGCGCCGACGCACGACGAGGCGATCAGGATCGCCGTCGAAGGCGAACTGCACTATCTGCCGTCCCTGGTGTTCCGCTACCACGACACGTTCCCGCGGCCCGAGGGCTTCCCGGTCTGGCCGGAGACCCTGCCCGAGTACAACGCCGAGTTCGTCGAACTCCTCATCGAGGAGGAGCTGCTGATCTGCGGGGATCCGGACGAGGTGACGCGGCAGTGCAAGCGGTGGGAGCAGGCGGGGGCGGACCAGCTGTCCTTCGGACTGCCGGTGGGGGTGCCGAAGGAGGAGACGCTCCAGACGATCCGGCTGATCGGTGAGCACGTCATCCCGAAGATAGACACGGACCCCGTCCATCGGACGACGCGGTTCCGTCAGGGCGCGTAG
- a CDS encoding N-acyl-D-amino-acid deacylase family protein, with protein sequence MLDHVIKGATVVDGTGAPAHVADVGIRDGRIAVVGSVTEESRTAEDASGLVLAPGFVDPHTHYDAQLFWDPYATPSLNHGVTTVAAGNCGFTLAPLHPDRPGDADYTRRMMSKVEGMSLVALEEGAPWNWHGFGEYLDALEGRIAVNAGFMVGHCALRRYVMGPDAVGGQPSGEQLAEIVRLLHDAMDAGAWGFSTTQSSTHSDGDGRPVASRHARPEELLALSRAVGEHEGTQIEAIVAGCLDQFSDAEIDLFAEMSAAAGRPLNWNVLTIDAAVPERVPRQLMASERARKAGGRVVALTMPILTPMNMSLGTFCALNLIPGWGPVLALPVPERIERLRDAQVRAELLTRANSKEAGVFRRLTDFGRYVIGDTYSAANEGLTGRVVRDIAAERGLDPFACLVEICAADDLRTVLWPMPTDNDPQSWALRAETWTHEDVLLGGSDAGAHLDRMCGAPYTTRFLGDCLRGRRLAGLEQAVKMLTDDPARLFGLRERGRISEGWHADLVLFDPERIDAGKATLVHDLPGDSPRLDSKAIGVRAVWVNGVAAIRDDTVTGAVPGRVLRSGRDTRTVSTR encoded by the coding sequence ATGCTTGATCACGTCATCAAGGGCGCGACCGTCGTCGACGGGACCGGTGCGCCCGCCCACGTCGCCGACGTCGGGATCCGGGACGGGCGGATCGCCGTCGTCGGGTCGGTCACCGAGGAGTCCCGTACCGCCGAGGACGCTTCCGGGCTCGTGCTCGCGCCCGGGTTCGTCGATCCGCACACGCACTACGACGCCCAGTTGTTCTGGGACCCGTACGCCACCCCGTCCCTGAACCACGGGGTGACGACGGTCGCGGCCGGGAACTGCGGGTTCACGCTCGCACCGCTGCATCCCGACCGCCCCGGGGACGCCGACTACACCCGCAGGATGATGTCCAAGGTGGAGGGCATGTCCCTGGTCGCGCTGGAGGAGGGGGCGCCCTGGAACTGGCACGGCTTCGGGGAGTACCTGGACGCGCTGGAGGGGCGGATCGCCGTCAACGCCGGATTCATGGTGGGGCACTGCGCGCTGCGCCGGTACGTGATGGGACCGGACGCGGTGGGCGGGCAGCCGAGCGGGGAGCAGCTGGCGGAGATCGTCCGGCTGCTGCACGACGCCATGGACGCCGGCGCCTGGGGATTCTCCACCACACAGTCCTCCACCCACTCCGACGGGGACGGCCGGCCCGTCGCCTCCCGGCACGCCCGGCCGGAGGAACTGCTCGCGCTGTCCCGGGCGGTCGGCGAGCACGAGGGCACCCAGATCGAGGCGATCGTGGCGGGCTGCCTCGACCAGTTCAGCGACGCCGAGATCGACCTGTTCGCGGAGATGAGCGCGGCCGCCGGACGCCCCCTGAACTGGAACGTCCTCACCATCGACGCGGCCGTCCCGGAGCGCGTGCCCCGCCAGCTCATGGCGAGCGAACGGGCACGCAAGGCCGGCGGCAGGGTCGTCGCGCTGACCATGCCGATCCTCACACCGATGAACATGTCCCTGGGCACGTTCTGCGCGCTGAACCTCATCCCGGGCTGGGGACCGGTCCTCGCCCTGCCGGTCCCGGAGCGGATCGAGCGGCTGCGGGACGCGCAGGTGCGGGCGGAACTGCTGACACGGGCCAACTCGAAGGAGGCGGGCGTCTTCCGGAGGCTGACCGACTTCGGGCGGTACGTCATCGGCGACACCTACAGCGCGGCGAACGAGGGCCTCACCGGGCGCGTCGTCCGGGACATCGCCGCCGAACGCGGCCTGGACCCCTTCGCCTGTCTGGTCGAGATCTGCGCGGCGGACGACCTGCGTACGGTCCTGTGGCCGATGCCGACGGACAACGACCCGCAGTCCTGGGCCCTGCGGGCGGAGACCTGGACGCACGAGGACGTTCTGCTCGGCGGCTCCGACGCCGGCGCGCACCTGGATCGGATGTGCGGGGCGCCGTACACCACGCGCTTCCTCGGCGACTGTCTGCGCGGCCGGAGACTCGCCGGCCTGGAACAGGCGGTGAAGATGCTGACGGACGACCCGGCGCGGCTGTTCGGTCTCAGGGAGCGGGGCCGGATCAGTGAGGGCTGGCATGCGGACCTGGTCCTGTTCGACCCGGAGCGGATCGACGCGGGCAAGGCCACCCTGGTGCACGACCTGCCGGGTGACAGTCCGCGGCTGGACTCGAAGGCGATCGGGGTGCGCGCGGTCTGGGTCAACGGCGTGGCCGCCATCAGGGACGACACGGTGACGGGCGCCGTCCCGGGCCGGGTACTGCGCTCGGGCCGCGACACCAGGACGGTGAGCACCAGGTGA
- a CDS encoding aldehyde dehydrogenase family protein has product MLFVGGAWVEPDEGHYEVVDPATEGTVGRAPEASRDQVRAACAAAREAFGPWSRTPPEERAAILGRAADIMRARLLPYAELAQAETGATTGTARGMQVGVGVARFRRYARVEPAEWPIAPQVNEAAGGASHALRAMGAGGAGVMGAVAVRQPVGVVTCVTSYNNPWANPAGKVAPALAMGNTVVVKPAPQDPLSVYRMAEALEAAGVPRGVVNVVSGRAVGIGETAVSSPDVDMVSFTGSTAVGQRIAEVCGRDMRRQLMELGGKGAAVVLDDADLASAVAGIGTTFSFYSGQICTAPTRVLAQRGVYDRLVEQLAAYARRLKVGDPREPDTVVGPVISSAHRDRVESYVELGRKEGAVIVTGGERPPLERGFYVAPTLLADCTNDMRVAREEIFGPVVTVVPFDEEEEGIALANDSDYGLIDYVWSRDVAKAFRVARRLRAGGVGINTVGRNMEAPFGGFKKSGVGRDVGSYALHAYSEVQAIVWPG; this is encoded by the coding sequence ATGCTGTTCGTCGGGGGCGCCTGGGTGGAGCCGGACGAGGGGCACTACGAGGTCGTCGACCCGGCGACCGAGGGGACCGTCGGCCGGGCGCCCGAGGCCTCCCGGGATCAGGTGCGAGCGGCCTGCGCGGCGGCCCGGGAAGCCTTCGGTCCCTGGTCGCGCACCCCACCGGAGGAACGGGCGGCGATTCTCGGCCGGGCGGCCGACATCATGCGCGCCCGGTTGCTGCCGTACGCCGAACTCGCCCAGGCGGAGACCGGCGCCACGACCGGGACCGCGCGCGGGATGCAGGTCGGGGTGGGCGTGGCACGCTTCCGGCGCTACGCGCGCGTGGAGCCCGCCGAGTGGCCGATCGCACCGCAGGTCAACGAGGCCGCTGGAGGCGCCTCCCACGCCCTCCGGGCCATGGGGGCGGGCGGGGCGGGGGTGATGGGCGCGGTCGCCGTACGGCAGCCGGTCGGGGTCGTCACCTGCGTCACCTCCTACAACAACCCGTGGGCGAACCCGGCCGGAAAGGTCGCCCCCGCCCTCGCCATGGGCAACACCGTGGTCGTCAAACCCGCCCCGCAGGACCCCCTGTCCGTCTACCGGATGGCCGAGGCGCTGGAGGCGGCCGGCGTGCCGCGCGGGGTGGTGAACGTCGTCTCCGGCCGCGCGGTCGGGATCGGCGAGACGGCGGTGTCGTCGCCGGACGTCGACATGGTGAGCTTCACCGGCTCGACGGCCGTCGGACAGCGCATCGCCGAGGTGTGCGGCCGGGACATGCGGCGCCAGCTGATGGAGCTGGGCGGCAAGGGAGCGGCTGTCGTCCTCGACGACGCGGATCTCGCCTCGGCGGTGGCCGGGATCGGCACCACCTTCTCCTTCTACAGCGGTCAGATCTGCACGGCCCCCACGCGGGTGCTGGCGCAGCGCGGGGTGTACGACCGGCTGGTCGAGCAACTGGCCGCCTATGCCCGCCGGTTGAAGGTGGGCGACCCACGGGAGCCGGACACGGTGGTGGGCCCGGTGATCTCGTCCGCCCACCGGGACCGGGTGGAGTCGTACGTCGAACTCGGCCGCAAGGAAGGCGCGGTGATCGTCACCGGCGGTGAACGCCCGCCTCTGGAGCGCGGTTTCTACGTCGCTCCCACGCTCCTCGCCGACTGCACGAACGACATGCGGGTGGCACGGGAGGAGATCTTCGGCCCGGTGGTGACGGTCGTCCCCTTCGACGAGGAGGAAGAGGGGATCGCCCTCGCCAACGACAGCGACTACGGCCTGATCGACTACGTGTGGTCCCGGGACGTGGCGAAGGCGTTCCGGGTGGCGCGGCGGCTGCGGGCGGGCGGTGTCGGGATCAACACCGTCGGCCGCAACATGGAGGCGCCGTTCGGCGGGTTCAAGAAGAGCGGCGTGGGCCGGGACGTGGGCTCGTACGCGCTGCACGCCTACAGCGAGGTGCAGGCGATCGTCTGGCCGGGGTGA
- a CDS encoding DUF3455 domain-containing protein, translating to MKLAKRLVLTTTALATATVGTLLSTTAGHAAPAPSATTRVDAPPALKVPEGNRLTGVFDARGVQTYACTDGAWKLLEPAATLSYGRDRAHRPVALHSRGPVWVSTVDGSAVNAAALVTSPRTGTIPELLLKTTATRGAGVFADVSYIQRLNTSGGVAPTTACTGTDQVSVPYSATYVFYKPAK from the coding sequence TTGAAGCTCGCCAAGCGTCTCGTCCTCACCACTACGGCCCTCGCCACCGCGACCGTCGGCACCCTCCTGAGCACGACTGCCGGCCATGCCGCGCCCGCCCCGTCGGCCACCACCCGCGTCGACGCGCCCCCCGCCCTCAAGGTGCCCGAGGGCAACCGCCTCACCGGCGTCTTCGACGCCCGGGGCGTCCAGACCTACGCCTGCACCGACGGCGCCTGGAAGCTCCTGGAGCCCGCCGCCACCCTGTCGTACGGCAGAGACCGGGCCCACCGCCCCGTCGCCCTGCACTCCCGCGGCCCGGTCTGGGTCTCCACGGTGGACGGCAGCGCGGTCAACGCCGCCGCGCTCGTCACCTCTCCCCGGACCGGCACCATCCCCGAGCTGCTCCTGAAGACCACCGCCACGCGCGGCGCCGGAGTCTTCGCGGACGTCTCCTACATCCAGCGCCTGAACACCTCGGGCGGCGTCGCGCCCACCACCGCCTGCACCGGCACCGACCAGGTGAGCGTCCCGTACTCGGCGACCTACGTGTTCTACAAGCCCGCCAAGTGA
- a CDS encoding nitroreductase/quinone reductase family protein, protein MSRPAESRPADVRFRATTALQRYVANPLMRRLPFHTLLETTGRVSGLPRRTPLGGRRVGDTFWLVSEFGLRSQYVRNIQADPRVRVRLGGRWHTGTAHLMPDDDPVARLRTLPRGNSAAVRALGTGLLTVRVDLTG, encoded by the coding sequence ATGTCCCGCCCCGCCGAGTCCCGCCCCGCCGACGTCCGATTCCGCGCGACGACCGCCTTGCAGCGGTATGTCGCCAACCCGCTCATGCGCCGTCTGCCCTTCCACACGCTCCTGGAGACCACCGGCCGTGTCTCCGGCCTGCCCCGGCGCACCCCGCTGGGCGGCCGCCGGGTCGGCGACACGTTCTGGCTGGTCTCGGAGTTCGGGCTGCGGTCCCAGTACGTCCGCAACATCCAGGCCGATCCGAGGGTGCGGGTGCGGCTCGGCGGGCGGTGGCACACCGGTACGGCCCATCTGATGCCCGACGACGACCCGGTCGCCCGGCTGCGTACCCTGCCCCGGGGCAACAGCGCGGCCGTACGGGCACTGGGGACGGGACTGCTCACGGTGCGGGTGGATCTGACCGGCTGA
- a CDS encoding endonuclease/exonuclease/phosphatase family protein, producing the protein MRVVTWNLWWRFGPWRQRQKAVLAVLRELEPDVVGLQEVWAADGENLAEWLAGELGLHCAWAPSAAPERWRKRIADPDAGSVDIGNAVLSRWPVVEREALTLPAPPELADGRAALYARVAAPAFDIPFFTAHLTSAPHASAVRRAQVTALAELVARHSGGTPFPPVVTGDFNARPDSDEIRLLGGTRTAPAVPGLVLHDAWDYADPTAPAATWTPENPYAARVLEPAARIDHIHVGPPGPIGEGHVRQIRRAGHGPVDGVWPSDHAAVVADLAEEETAII; encoded by the coding sequence GTGCGAGTGGTGACCTGGAACCTGTGGTGGCGGTTCGGCCCCTGGCGGCAACGCCAGAAGGCCGTCCTGGCCGTGCTGCGCGAGCTGGAGCCCGACGTGGTCGGTCTCCAGGAGGTGTGGGCGGCCGACGGCGAGAACCTCGCCGAGTGGCTCGCCGGCGAACTGGGGCTGCACTGCGCATGGGCCCCCTCCGCGGCCCCCGAACGCTGGCGCAAACGCATCGCGGACCCCGACGCCGGCTCGGTCGACATAGGCAACGCGGTACTGAGCCGCTGGCCGGTGGTGGAGCGGGAGGCGCTGACGCTGCCCGCGCCGCCCGAGCTGGCCGACGGCCGCGCGGCCCTCTACGCCCGAGTGGCCGCGCCCGCCTTCGACATCCCCTTCTTCACCGCGCACCTCACCTCGGCCCCGCATGCCTCGGCCGTGCGTCGCGCCCAGGTCACCGCCCTCGCGGAACTGGTCGCCCGGCACAGCGGGGGCACGCCCTTCCCGCCCGTCGTCACCGGTGACTTCAACGCCCGCCCGGACTCCGACGAGATCCGCCTCCTCGGCGGGACGAGGACCGCGCCGGCCGTTCCCGGCCTGGTCCTCCACGACGCCTGGGACTACGCCGACCCGACCGCCCCCGCGGCCACCTGGACGCCGGAGAACCCGTACGCGGCCCGCGTGCTGGAGCCCGCCGCCCGTATCGACCACATCCACGTGGGCCCACCCGGCCCGATCGGCGAGGGCCACGTCCGGCAGATCCGCCGGGCGGGCCACGGCCCGGTGGACGGAGTGTGGCCCTCGGACCACGCGGCGGTGGTCGCGGACCTGGCGGAGGAGGAGACGGCGATCATCTAA
- a CDS encoding nuclear transport factor 2 family protein → MSSATPATPRAVVRELLRRIGKGDPVRIAELYAERSDWKLDWPDAEHGRAGSATPWIRHRVTRADAAAHYRELAEHHVPGQAATEIERILVDGDDAVVLGEIRQTARSTGRAYRARFALHLTIEGGLVTRHHVYEDSLAVARAFDADADAETGSGADRTG, encoded by the coding sequence ATGTCCTCAGCCACGCCCGCGACTCCCCGCGCCGTGGTCCGGGAACTGCTGCGCCGGATCGGCAAAGGGGACCCCGTGCGCATCGCGGAGCTGTACGCCGAGCGGAGCGACTGGAAGCTGGACTGGCCGGACGCCGAGCACGGGCGGGCGGGGAGTGCCACGCCGTGGATCCGTCACCGGGTCACCCGTGCCGACGCCGCCGCCCACTACCGCGAGCTCGCCGAGCACCACGTGCCCGGGCAGGCGGCCACCGAGATCGAGCGGATCCTCGTCGACGGCGACGACGCGGTCGTGCTCGGCGAGATCCGCCAGACCGCCCGCTCCACCGGGCGGGCCTATCGTGCCCGGTTCGCGCTGCACCTCACGATCGAGGGCGGCCTCGTCACCCGGCACCACGTGTACGAGGACAGCCTCGCCGTCGCCCGGGCGTTCGATGCGGATGCGGACGCGGAGACAGGCAGCGGTGCGGACCGGACGGGTTAG
- a CDS encoding ALF repeat-containing protein: MRQHRAALLVAVTALTPALLFTTPAFAAGATAATVAGTTATASAATDTPVDDMSEEDLRVAIARILADVDSGKRVVREANAALDGTVDDMRTFLKTGYRLAQAEDDRVAIVRILADKNSGKGVVREANKALDIGTPEALRAFLETGFRLARAEDDRVAIFRILADKNSGKGVVREANKALDIGTPEALRAFLETGFRLARAEDDRVAIARILANPKISAALRAAAEKAIDGTPEELRYFLEVGQYEVGR; the protein is encoded by the coding sequence ATGAGACAGCACCGCGCCGCCCTGCTCGTCGCGGTCACCGCCCTTACCCCGGCGCTTCTCTTCACCACCCCGGCTTTCGCCGCCGGCGCGACGGCGGCAACGGTCGCGGGGACGACCGCGACGGCGTCGGCGGCGACCGATACGCCGGTGGACGACATGTCCGAGGAGGACCTCCGTGTCGCGATCGCCCGCATCCTGGCGGACGTGGACTCCGGCAAGCGTGTCGTCCGTGAGGCCAACGCGGCCCTCGACGGCACGGTGGACGACATGCGCACCTTCCTGAAGACCGGCTACCGCCTGGCCCAGGCCGAGGACGACCGGGTCGCCATCGTCCGCATCCTGGCGGACAAGAACTCCGGCAAGGGTGTGGTCCGCGAGGCCAACAAGGCCCTGGACATCGGCACTCCGGAGGCCCTGCGCGCCTTCCTGGAGACCGGGTTCCGCCTCGCCCGCGCCGAGGACGACCGGGTCGCCATCTTCCGCATCCTGGCGGACAAGAACTCCGGCAAGGGTGTGGTCCGCGAGGCCAACAAGGCCCTCGACATCGGCACTCCGGAGGCCCTGCGCGCCTTCCTGGAGACCGGGTTCCGCCTCGCCCGCGCCGAGGACGACCGGGTCGCCATCGCCCGCATCCTGGCCAACCCGAAGATCAGCGCCGCCCTCCGCGCGGCCGCCGAGAAGGCCATCGACGGGACACCGGAGGAACTGCGGTACTTCCTGGAGGTCGGCCAGTACGAGGTCGGCCGCTAG
- a CDS encoding DUF4344 domain-containing metallopeptidase — MRRSRVGAASWRGRTLPIPTRTAGAGNIGRRARGRTALRAAALTLVAAALTAACQTAAPGGPRTSEASFTVHYERPSARDKDDAAFVRAHKLPEEAVRSVTALVKLDPPVVMSVRSCAGEGSAYDPDTRRVEICYDEITETRELYRDSGERLLDDTLSAVMLETLFHESAHAVIDALDLRVGGREEDFADQFAALMLLRQGAQGESRLLAAARTWRLASIMFDPVDDGREDEHSTDRRRAVNHYCYVYGSAPATHEHLIHPQTLTARRARGCAREWQRVRAAWVNALGRTAVEGDGGGSARDRAPFTR; from the coding sequence TTGCGGCGCAGCCGAGTCGGCGCCGCTTCGTGGAGGGGGAGGACGCTGCCGATACCGACGCGCACCGCTGGGGCCGGGAACATCGGCAGAAGGGCCCGGGGCCGCACCGCCCTGCGGGCCGCGGCGCTGACGCTGGTCGCAGCCGCCCTCACCGCCGCGTGTCAGACAGCCGCGCCCGGCGGGCCGCGAACGTCCGAGGCGAGCTTCACCGTCCACTACGAGCGTCCGTCCGCCCGGGACAAGGACGACGCCGCGTTCGTCCGCGCGCACAAGCTGCCGGAGGAAGCCGTGCGGAGTGTCACCGCTCTGGTGAAGCTGGACCCGCCGGTCGTGATGTCCGTCCGGTCCTGCGCCGGGGAAGGGTCCGCCTACGACCCCGACACCCGCCGGGTGGAGATCTGTTACGACGAAATCACCGAGACGCGCGAGCTGTACCGGGACTCCGGGGAGCGTCTCCTCGACGACACCCTGTCCGCCGTCATGCTGGAGACGCTGTTCCACGAGAGCGCGCACGCCGTGATCGACGCCCTCGATCTCCGGGTGGGCGGCAGGGAAGAGGACTTCGCCGACCAGTTCGCCGCCCTCATGCTGCTCCGGCAGGGAGCGCAGGGGGAAAGCAGACTGCTCGCCGCCGCACGGACGTGGCGGCTGGCCTCGATCATGTTCGACCCCGTCGACGACGGCCGCGAGGACGAGCACTCCACGGACCGCCGACGCGCCGTCAACCACTACTGCTACGTCTACGGATCAGCCCCGGCGACCCACGAGCACCTGATCCACCCACAGACCCTCACCGCCCGCCGCGCGCGTGGCTGCGCACGCGAGTGGCAGAGGGTACGGGCCGCCTGGGTGAACGCCCTGGGGCGAACCGCCGTCGAGGGTGACGGTGGCGGGTCCGCGCGCGACCGGGCCCCGTTCACCCGGTGA